The following coding sequences are from one Seonamhaeicola sp. ML3 window:
- a CDS encoding SDR family NAD(P)-dependent oxidoreductase: MKKLESKVVLVTGASKGIGAEIAKSMAKEGAKVIVNYKTDKTGAEKVVSSIEQVEGKAIAVRADITKKKDVETLFAASQEAFGEITTLINNAGVYKFEPVEAITEELFQEHFSTNVLGAFLVVQEALKSFSSGGSIINISSIATVKPTPMTALYSATKGALDAATQVLAQELGAKNIRVNAVLPGPTQTEGNQMSEDVKTYVETNTPLGRIGITADVAGVAVFLASDEASFISGQKIGVSGGF, encoded by the coding sequence ATGAAGAAATTAGAAAGTAAAGTAGTCTTAGTCACTGGAGCATCGAAAGGGATTGGTGCAGAAATAGCCAAAAGCATGGCAAAAGAAGGTGCTAAAGTTATAGTTAATTACAAAACAGATAAAACTGGCGCAGAGAAGGTTGTTTCAAGTATAGAACAAGTAGAGGGGAAGGCTATTGCCGTAAGAGCAGATATAACCAAAAAGAAAGATGTAGAAACACTTTTTGCTGCGTCTCAAGAAGCGTTTGGAGAAATTACTACACTTATTAATAATGCAGGGGTTTATAAGTTTGAACCTGTAGAAGCAATTACAGAGGAGCTGTTCCAAGAGCATTTCAGTACCAATGTCTTAGGAGCTTTTTTAGTTGTTCAAGAGGCTTTGAAATCTTTTAGTTCTGGTGGTAGTATTATAAATATTAGTTCTATTGCAACAGTGAAACCTACACCAATGACGGCGCTTTATTCTGCAACTAAAGGCGCTTTAGATGCTGCTACCCAAGTATTGGCTCAAGAATTAGGTGCAAAGAATATAAGAGTGAACGCCGTATTACCAGGGCCAACACAAACTGAAGGTAATCAAATGAGTGAGGATGTTAAAACGTATGTAGAAACAAATACACCACTAGGTAGAATAGGAATAACAGCAGATGTTGCAGGTGTTGCAGTTTTTTTAGCTTCAGATGAAGCCTCTTTTATTTCAGGTCAAAAAATTGGGGTTTCAGGTGGTTTTTAA
- a CDS encoding glutamine synthetase beta-grasp domain-containing protein — translation MAKIKLEYLWLDGYKPTQNLRSKTKVEEHENFQGTLEEIGNWSFDGSSTRQAEGGSSDCILKPVAIYPDPERRNGYLVMTEVLNADGTPHESNGRATIDDDDNDFWFGFEQEYFIMDTHTQLPLGFPIGGYPAPQGMYYCSVGGKNTHGRDLVEEHADLCIDAGLNFEGINQEVACGQWEFQLFAKGAKKAGDEIWIARYLLDRLTEKYGYYIEYHPKPLGKDLDWNGSGMHANFSNTTLRTCGDKATYEAICEAFRPVVKEHIEVYGEFNDQRLTGEHETQSIDQFSYGISDRGASIRIPVATVESGWKGWLEDRRPASNGDPYKIAGRIIKTVKSANV, via the coding sequence ATGGCAAAAATTAAATTAGAATACCTTTGGTTAGATGGTTATAAGCCAACTCAAAACTTGAGAAGTAAGACTAAGGTAGAAGAGCACGAGAACTTTCAAGGAACTTTAGAAGAAATTGGCAACTGGTCTTTTGATGGATCATCTACTAGACAAGCAGAAGGTGGTTCTTCCGATTGTATCCTAAAACCTGTGGCTATTTATCCAGATCCAGAAAGAAGAAATGGATACTTAGTAATGACTGAGGTATTAAATGCTGACGGAACTCCTCATGAGTCTAATGGTAGAGCTACTATTGATGATGATGATAATGATTTCTGGTTTGGTTTTGAGCAAGAATATTTTATAATGGATACGCATACACAACTTCCTTTAGGTTTCCCTATTGGTGGTTATCCAGCTCCTCAAGGAATGTACTACTGTTCTGTAGGTGGTAAAAACACTCACGGTAGAGATTTAGTTGAAGAGCACGCAGATTTATGTATCGATGCTGGATTAAACTTTGAAGGTATTAACCAAGAAGTTGCCTGTGGACAATGGGAATTCCAATTATTCGCAAAAGGCGCTAAAAAAGCTGGTGATGAAATCTGGATTGCAAGATACTTACTAGACAGATTAACTGAAAAATATGGTTATTACATTGAATACCACCCAAAACCATTAGGGAAAGATTTAGATTGGAATGGTTCTGGTATGCACGCAAACTTCTCTAATACTACTTTAAGAACTTGTGGTGACAAAGCTACTTACGAAGCTATTTGTGAAGCTTTCCGTCCAGTTGTAAAAGAACACATTGAAGTTTACGGTGAGTTTAACGACCAACGTTTAACTGGTGAGCACGAAACGCAATCTATAGATCAATTCTCTTATGGAATTTCAGATAGAGGTGCTTCAATCCGTATTCCTGTTGCAACAGTAGAAAGCGGTTGGAAAGGTTGGTTAGAAGATAGAAGACCAGCTTCTAACGGTGACCCATACAAAATTGCTGGAAGAATTATTAAAACTGTTAAATCTGCTAATGTTTAA
- a CDS encoding glutamine synthetase III — MPTLRFHAVKESLARKPLQIEETKRRSEIFGENVFNENTMRQYLTRNAFVSVMNAIQHGTKIKRDIADQVAVSMKDWALSKGVTHYTHWFQPLTGATAEKHDAFFETVSGGMAIEKFDGGQLVQQEPDASSFPSGGIRNTFEARGYTAWDPTSPAFIYESTLCIPTIFVAYTGEALDNKTPLLRALHAIDDAATEVCKYFDKNVKKVSSSLGWEQEYFLVDKVLAASRPDITLTGRTLLGHSSAKGQQLDDHYFGAIPTRAYNFMKDLENECMLLGIPAKTRHNEVAPNQFELAPIFEEANLAVDHNSLLMDVIGRVAARHNFKVLLHEKPFAGMNGSGKHNNWSLSTDTGVNLLSPGKTPMSNLQFLTFFINTIKAVHTYEALLRASVASASNEHRLGANEAPPAIISIFIGEQLTKVLEELEGVTKGKLSPKEKTELKLNVVGKIPDVLLDNTDRNRTSPFAFTGNKFEFRAVGSTANCANPMTVLNTIVAKQLKDFKVEVDKLINGKSLKKDEAVFNVLREYIKSCKPILFEGNGYDEVWEKEAEKRGLSNNKTTPEALQAKVAKESIDVFKEMAVMSEIETKARYEIELEAYIKHIQIESRVLGDIARNHIVPTAVKYQNILVENVKGLKEIFDKDFKSVSKEQINLIQQISRHIESIHALVTDMIDQRRQANKIETVEKRATTYCNKVKPFFKDIRYHCDKLELLVDDEIWPLTKYRELLFTR; from the coding sequence ATGCCTACACTACGTTTTCATGCCGTTAAAGAGTCGCTTGCGCGTAAACCTTTGCAGATAGAAGAAACCAAAAGAAGATCGGAGATTTTTGGTGAAAATGTGTTTAACGAGAACACCATGCGACAATATTTAACTCGCAATGCTTTTGTAAGTGTTATGAATGCCATACAGCATGGCACGAAAATAAAACGCGATATAGCCGATCAGGTTGCAGTATCGATGAAAGACTGGGCGTTGTCAAAAGGTGTAACCCATTACACGCACTGGTTTCAACCTTTAACAGGTGCCACAGCAGAAAAACACGATGCCTTTTTTGAAACTGTTAGTGGGGGTATGGCAATTGAAAAATTTGATGGTGGCCAATTAGTACAACAAGAGCCAGATGCATCGAGTTTTCCGAGCGGGGGCATAAGAAACACTTTTGAAGCCAGAGGTTATACGGCTTGGGATCCAACATCTCCAGCATTTATTTACGAATCTACACTTTGTATTCCTACAATTTTTGTGGCTTACACAGGAGAGGCCTTAGATAATAAAACGCCTTTGTTAAGAGCGCTTCATGCCATAGACGATGCAGCTACGGAAGTCTGTAAATATTTTGATAAGAACGTAAAAAAAGTGTCTTCATCTTTAGGTTGGGAACAGGAATATTTTTTGGTTGATAAAGTCTTGGCAGCCAGTAGACCAGATATTACACTTACAGGCAGAACTTTGTTAGGACATTCTTCGGCAAAGGGGCAGCAGCTAGATGATCATTATTTTGGAGCAATACCAACTAGGGCGTATAATTTCATGAAAGATTTAGAGAATGAATGCATGCTGTTAGGTATTCCTGCTAAGACAAGGCACAATGAGGTAGCGCCTAATCAGTTCGAATTGGCACCTATTTTTGAGGAAGCTAATTTGGCTGTAGATCATAACTCTTTACTTATGGATGTTATAGGTAGAGTAGCGGCCAGGCATAATTTTAAAGTACTTCTGCATGAAAAGCCTTTTGCGGGTATGAATGGGTCTGGAAAACACAATAATTGGTCGCTATCTACAGATACAGGAGTTAATCTCTTATCCCCAGGTAAGACACCAATGAGCAATCTTCAATTTTTAACTTTTTTTATAAATACCATAAAAGCTGTGCATACTTATGAAGCCTTACTGAGGGCTTCTGTAGCTTCTGCTAGTAATGAGCATAGGCTGGGAGCAAATGAAGCACCACCAGCAATTATTTCTATTTTTATCGGGGAACAGTTAACCAAAGTTCTGGAGGAGCTTGAAGGGGTGACCAAAGGCAAACTATCGCCTAAGGAAAAGACAGAGCTTAAACTAAATGTAGTTGGTAAAATACCCGATGTGCTTTTGGATAATACCGATAGAAACAGAACATCGCCATTCGCATTTACAGGAAATAAATTTGAGTTTAGGGCGGTAGGGTCTACAGCAAATTGTGCTAATCCCATGACGGTTTTAAACACAATAGTGGCCAAACAATTAAAAGATTTTAAAGTTGAAGTCGATAAACTTATTAATGGCAAAAGTTTAAAGAAAGACGAAGCCGTTTTTAATGTTTTAAGAGAATACATTAAGTCGTGTAAGCCTATTTTGTTTGAAGGGAATGGTTATGATGAAGTTTGGGAAAAGGAAGCTGAGAAAAGAGGCTTGAGCAACAATAAAACAACACCAGAGGCTTTACAGGCAAAAGTTGCTAAGGAGAGTATTGATGTGTTCAAGGAAATGGCAGTGATGAGTGAAATAGAAACCAAGGCGCGATATGAAATAGAGCTAGAAGCGTATATAAAACACATTCAAATTGAATCTCGTGTTTTAGGTGATATAGCTAGAAATCATATTGTTCCTACTGCTGTGAAGTATCAAAATATCTTGGTAGAAAATGTTAAGGGATTAAAAGAAATCTTCGATAAGGATTTTAAATCGGTTTCTAAAGAGCAGATTAATTTAATTCAGCAAATTTCCAGACATATTGAGAGTATTCATGCTCTAGTAACCGATATGATTGATCAGCGCAGGCAAGCTAACAAAATTGAAACTGTAGAAAAGAGGGCTACAACATACTGTAACAAAGTGAAACCCTTTTTTAAGGATATTCGTTACCATTGCGATAAACTAGAACTACTTGTAGATGACGAGATTTGGCCATTAACCAAATATAGAGAGTTGTTATTTACTCGTTAA
- a CDS encoding sensor histidine kinase has product MEGIYDLTENHINKETSIVLISNKHDTTKIKILDYQKIKKILLERTGMGKSGESYIVGEDYHMRSQSRFFPDQIPYSLIVKTEGVVNALNGVDGKGTFKDYRGIDVYSVYGLIEVSNLKIVILSEIDVGEVIEPLNQLKSRLITLTLVILLIAVVLSLFLTRVIADPISNMQKSLRVMAKGDYNQNIMSSKNSKEIKDMFYALASLKASLRGAVKFSEDIGKMNLNVDYEPKSSDDLLGKSLITMRDKLKEFRNNEAYTKTMAKRMLVDGLENERRRLSRELHDGIGPYLTSLKHYIENKIKDTKRKSEMKQIVDDTISEIRLMSNSLMPSTIDDFGAGVALTNFVDSLNKSTVINIEYEDLTKRNHTKITNHQSINLFRISQELINNALKHSKAKQIRITLSEFDEFISLFYFDDGVGFDVDNVKLGSGIVNIKERVEICEGKIEINSRRGSTTFEIELPIQI; this is encoded by the coding sequence ATGGAAGGAATTTACGATTTAACAGAAAATCATATAAATAAAGAAACTTCAATAGTTCTTATATCAAATAAACACGACACTACAAAAATTAAGATTTTAGATTATCAAAAAATAAAAAAAATATTACTTGAACGCACTGGAATGGGTAAAAGTGGTGAGTCTTATATTGTAGGTGAAGATTATCACATGCGATCACAATCGCGTTTTTTTCCAGATCAAATACCATATTCCTTAATTGTAAAAACCGAAGGCGTAGTTAATGCGTTAAATGGTGTTGACGGTAAAGGTACTTTCAAAGATTATCGTGGTATAGATGTATATAGTGTATATGGTTTAATAGAGGTGTCTAACCTTAAGATAGTAATTCTATCTGAAATTGATGTTGGTGAGGTGATAGAACCACTAAATCAGTTAAAATCAAGGCTCATTACTTTAACCTTGGTAATTCTTCTAATAGCGGTTGTTTTGTCTCTTTTTCTTACAAGAGTAATTGCCGATCCCATAAGTAATATGCAAAAAAGTTTAAGGGTTATGGCAAAGGGAGATTATAACCAGAATATTATGTCTTCCAAAAATTCAAAGGAGATTAAAGACATGTTTTATGCATTGGCAAGTTTAAAAGCTTCATTAAGAGGAGCGGTAAAGTTCTCTGAAGATATAGGTAAAATGAATTTGAATGTTGACTATGAACCCAAAAGTTCTGATGACCTTTTGGGTAAAAGTTTAATAACAATGAGAGATAAACTTAAAGAGTTTAGAAATAATGAGGCTTATACTAAAACTATGGCAAAACGTATGCTAGTGGATGGTTTGGAAAATGAAAGAAGAAGACTTTCTAGGGAACTTCATGACGGTATAGGACCATATTTAACATCATTGAAACACTACATAGAAAACAAGATTAAGGATACGAAAAGAAAATCTGAAATGAAACAGATTGTTGATGATACCATTTCTGAAATCAGGCTCATGTCTAACTCATTAATGCCTTCTACTATTGATGATTTTGGTGCTGGAGTAGCGTTGACAAATTTTGTGGATAGTTTAAATAAATCAACAGTAATAAATATAGAGTATGAAGACTTAACCAAAAGAAATCACACAAAAATAACAAACCATCAAAGCATCAATTTATTCAGGATTAGTCAGGAGTTAATCAATAATGCTTTAAAACACTCCAAAGCGAAACAAATCAGAATTACGCTTTCAGAATTTGATGAGTTTATATCGCTTTTTTATTTTGATGATGGTGTAGGTTTTGATGTAGATAATGTTAAATTAGGTTCTGGAATAGTTAATATCAAAGAACGCGTAGAGATTTGCGAAGGTAAAATTGAGATAAACTCCAGAAGAGGTAGTACGACTTTTGAAATTGAATTACCCATACAAATATGA
- a CDS encoding response regulator transcription factor — protein sequence MNIIKIVIADDHKLFRNGLAELLGKHNDIKIVKTVADGEEFTALMKSDFEADIVLLDISMPKMDGFKVLKQMKALNSTIKPIVISMHGDGNYIAKCAKNGAYGYLLKNTDEEELTLAIRTVNKGKKFFGPEISEKMVNFMSTHNVSDDVLSNKEMEVLTLISEGLTTKEIAAQLFVSTRTIETHRSNILKKLEVKNTAELIKKAVKINLI from the coding sequence ATGAATATCATTAAAATAGTAATAGCAGACGATCATAAGCTTTTTAGAAATGGATTAGCAGAATTGTTAGGTAAACATAACGATATAAAAATAGTTAAAACTGTTGCCGATGGCGAAGAGTTTACAGCGCTTATGAAAAGTGATTTTGAGGCTGATATCGTACTTTTAGATATTTCCATGCCAAAAATGGATGGTTTTAAAGTGTTAAAACAAATGAAAGCCCTTAATTCAACTATAAAGCCAATTGTTATTTCTATGCATGGGGATGGTAATTATATTGCAAAATGTGCAAAGAATGGAGCCTATGGATATTTATTGAAAAATACTGACGAAGAAGAATTAACTTTGGCCATCAGAACGGTAAATAAGGGTAAAAAATTTTTTGGTCCAGAAATTTCTGAAAAAATGGTGAACTTCATGTCTACTCATAATGTCAGTGACGATGTTTTATCAAATAAAGAAATGGAGGTGTTAACACTAATTTCAGAGGGTTTAACTACAAAGGAAATTGCTGCTCAACTCTTCGTGAGTACAAGGACAATAGAAACACACCGATCTAATATCTTAAAAAAATTAGAAGTTAAAAACACTGCAGAGCTTATAAAAAAAGCAGTTAAAATCAATCTTATATAA
- a CDS encoding putative quinol monooxygenase, with protein sequence MSTQKLTIVAKILAKPEKRALVKSELLKLIDTTRAEKGCINYDLHQDNENENLFLFYENWESKTLWQDHMNNHHITDYINATEGAVEDFTLNEMTQIK encoded by the coding sequence ATGAGCACACAAAAATTAACAATTGTAGCAAAGATTTTAGCAAAACCAGAAAAAAGAGCCTTGGTTAAAAGTGAACTTCTTAAACTAATCGATACAACTAGGGCCGAAAAAGGATGTATAAATTATGATTTACACCAAGATAATGAAAATGAGAACCTGTTTTTATTTTATGAGAATTGGGAGAGCAAAACACTGTGGCAAGACCATATGAACAACCATCATATTACTGACTATATTAATGCTACAGAAGGTGCAGTAGAGGATTTTACTTTAAATGAAATGACACAGATTAAGTAA
- a CDS encoding shikimate kinase — MIIVLIGYMGSGKSSIGRRLAKKTGNTLIDLDDYIVEKEAASVKEIFKSKGEIYFRKKETEYLSELLKLEHDFILALGGGTPCFGNNMDMVLEAPNVKSIYLKSSIPKLAKKLFKKKAKRPLIAHIPSENEMLEFIGKHLFERIPFYSKAEYQIVTDGKTKDEVTEEILKLF, encoded by the coding sequence ATGATAATTGTTTTAATAGGTTATATGGGGTCTGGGAAGTCTTCGATTGGTAGAAGATTGGCAAAAAAAACAGGTAATACACTAATCGATTTAGATGATTATATTGTAGAAAAGGAAGCAGCCTCGGTAAAAGAAATTTTTAAATCTAAAGGCGAAATCTACTTCAGAAAAAAGGAAACAGAATACTTAAGCGAGCTCTTAAAACTAGAGCATGATTTTATTTTGGCTTTGGGAGGTGGTACACCATGTTTTGGAAATAATATGGACATGGTTTTAGAGGCGCCAAACGTAAAAAGTATTTATCTAAAGTCATCTATACCCAAGTTGGCAAAAAAGCTATTTAAGAAAAAAGCAAAGCGACCATTAATTGCTCATATACCTAGTGAAAATGAAATGCTCGAGTTTATAGGGAAGCATTTATTTGAACGTATTCCATTTTATAGCAAAGCAGAATACCAAATAGTTACAGATGGTAAGACTAAAGATGAAGTCACAGAGGAAATTTTGAAACTATTCTAA
- a CDS encoding phosphoribosyltransferase domain-containing protein: MTAKNNVILNHTEINHKIRRIAFQIYETNVNEEEVVLAGIDKNGYVFAKKLKIALQKISDINPILCKVSIDKRNPQSEIKTSIPEADYANKSLVLVDDVLNSGTTLIYGVKHFLNVPLKKFKTAVLVNRNHKKYPVKADFKGISLSTSLHEHVNVVLEGKVYKAVLE; the protein is encoded by the coding sequence ATGACCGCAAAAAATAATGTCATTTTAAATCACACCGAGATAAACCATAAAATTAGACGTATTGCTTTTCAGATATATGAGACCAATGTTAATGAGGAAGAAGTAGTGCTGGCCGGTATTGATAAAAACGGTTATGTTTTTGCAAAAAAATTAAAAATTGCTCTTCAAAAAATATCTGATATCAATCCGATACTTTGCAAAGTCAGTATTGATAAAAGAAACCCGCAATCTGAAATAAAAACCTCAATCCCCGAGGCAGATTACGCTAACAAATCTTTAGTTCTGGTAGATGATGTTTTAAACTCTGGAACAACCCTGATATATGGCGTAAAGCATTTTTTAAATGTACCCTTAAAAAAGTTTAAAACAGCTGTACTTGTTAATAGAAATCATAAAAAGTATCCTGTTAAAGCCGATTTTAAAGGCATTTCGCTATCAACTTCCCTACATGAACATGTTAACGTAGTATTGGAAGGTAAAGTTTATAAGGCTGTTTTAGAATAG
- a CDS encoding RNA-binding S4 domain-containing protein gives MRIDKYLWCVRYYKTRSLATTACKKGQVRVNDDIVKPSREVYPLDRIELRKNQINYKLTVNDIPESRVGAKLVDIYRTDTTPKEEFEAQELLKYSKDYYRKKGTGRPTKKDRRDIDDFTEG, from the coding sequence ATGCGAATAGACAAGTATTTATGGTGTGTTAGATATTACAAAACAAGATCTTTAGCGACTACCGCTTGCAAAAAAGGACAGGTACGTGTAAACGATGATATTGTAAAACCCAGCCGAGAGGTTTATCCCTTAGATCGAATAGAATTACGGAAAAACCAAATTAATTACAAACTCACAGTCAATGATATTCCAGAAAGCCGAGTGGGTGCAAAATTAGTAGATATTTACCGAACCGATACTACTCCAAAAGAGGAGTTCGAAGCACAAGAACTACTTAAATATTCTAAAGATTATTACCGAAAAAAGGGAACGGGGCGACCAACTAAAAAAGACAGGCGTGATATTGATGACTTTACCGAAGGTTAG
- a CDS encoding FKBP-type peptidyl-prolyl cis-trans isomerase: MKLEKIGLIVLCFAFVVFSCQNDDGGNNFTEEEIRDRAEQQALDIVTLEDYLKTHYYNKSSFEGNNDPKIADLQIKSTEGLSISENADSLLINAVGAPKTSPFADITYEYYVLTLNEGGSNKSPSIADNVVINYEGFLLDNRVFDSAITPVNFDLTNLIVGWGKVLSLFNTSGSGPMENGDGTFSYSNNGVGVMFLPSGLAYFNAPPAGIIEPYTPIAFKFELFDTSENDHDNDGIPSYKEDLNNNGFVRDDNTDEDLDPRTGIPIYNYLDSDDDGDGVPTANEDIDGDGDPTNDIGKNGKPKYLDPEETESNV; this comes from the coding sequence ATGAAATTAGAAAAGATAGGTCTTATAGTTTTGTGCTTTGCCTTTGTTGTGTTTTCTTGTCAAAATGATGATGGTGGAAATAATTTTACCGAAGAAGAAATAAGGGATAGAGCCGAACAGCAAGCATTGGATATTGTTACTTTAGAAGATTACTTAAAAACACATTACTACAACAAAAGTAGTTTTGAAGGTAATAACGACCCAAAAATAGCCGATTTGCAAATTAAAAGTACCGAAGGATTGTCAATTTCTGAAAATGCAGATTCACTGTTAATTAATGCGGTTGGAGCTCCCAAAACGTCGCCATTTGCAGATATTACCTATGAGTATTATGTGTTGACCTTAAATGAAGGCGGTAGCAATAAATCACCTTCTATAGCAGATAATGTGGTTATTAACTACGAAGGCTTTTTACTGGATAATAGAGTATTTGATAGCGCTATTACGCCAGTTAATTTCGATTTAACCAATTTAATAGTGGGTTGGGGAAAAGTTCTTAGTCTATTTAATACCTCCGGATCTGGTCCTATGGAAAATGGCGATGGTACGTTTAGTTATAGCAATAATGGTGTGGGTGTAATGTTTTTACCATCTGGGTTAGCTTATTTTAACGCACCTCCCGCAGGAATCATAGAGCCTTACACGCCCATAGCATTTAAATTTGAACTTTTCGATACTTCTGAGAATGACCATGATAACGATGGTATACCATCTTATAAAGAAGATTTAAATAACAATGGTTTTGTGAGAGATGACAATACCGATGAAGATCTAGACCCAAGGACTGGTATACCAATTTATAACTATTTGGATTCTGATGATGATGGGGATGGTGTTCCGACAGCTAATGAAGATATTGATGGAGACGGAGATCCAACAAATGATATTGGTAAAAATGGAAAACCAAAATATTTAGATCCAGAAGAAACAGAATCAAACGTCTAA
- a CDS encoding outer membrane beta-barrel protein, translated as MKCIKSLFFGLFIMALIPNLLEAQTSTGLGLKGGLNYNANGDYFNSISENSKNPDRNIGYHFGVFGKIGTKFYFKPEIVYTSTKSDYNDDSFEMQKLDAPMLIGTKVIGPLSVFGGPSFQYILDSEFDGISINNIENDFSVGLNFGIALNLNKVGIDLRYERGFNKNEASFLNNNINNIEDRLDTRPDQLILSLSVIL; from the coding sequence ATGAAATGTATTAAAAGTTTATTTTTTGGGTTATTTATTATGGCCTTAATCCCTAATCTGCTAGAAGCACAGACATCTACTGGCTTAGGTTTAAAAGGCGGGCTAAACTACAATGCCAATGGCGATTACTTTAACTCCATTAGTGAAAATTCTAAAAACCCCGACCGAAATATTGGTTACCATTTTGGTGTGTTTGGAAAAATAGGAACCAAATTCTATTTTAAACCCGAAATCGTTTATACAAGTACCAAAAGCGATTACAACGATGATAGTTTTGAAATGCAAAAATTAGATGCCCCTATGTTGATAGGTACAAAAGTTATAGGCCCTTTAAGTGTTTTTGGAGGCCCTTCATTTCAATATATATTGGATTCTGAGTTTGATGGTATATCGATAAATAATATTGAAAATGATTTTTCGGTAGGTTTAAATTTCGGTATCGCTCTAAACTTAAACAAAGTTGGTATAGATTTAAGATACGAACGTGGTTTTAACAAAAACGAGGCATCGTTTTTAAACAACAATATTAACAACATTGAGGATAGATTAGATACTAGACCGGACCAGCTCATACTTAGCTTATCTGTAATCTTATAA
- the tgt gene encoding tRNA guanosine(34) transglycosylase Tgt — MEFQLKAKDAYSKARAAAITTDHGVIETPIFMPVGTVATVKGVHQRELKQDINPDIILGNTYHLYLRPQTDIIEKAGGLHKFMNWDRNILTDSGGYQVYSLSANRKIKEEGVKFKSHIDGSYHTFTPENVMEIQRSIGADIIMAFDECTPYPCDYNYAKRSMHMTHRWLDRCIVHLEKTPLKYDYNQAFFPIVQGSTYKDLRMQSAEYIANAGAVGNAIGGLSVGEPAEEMYAMTDVVCDILPEEKPRYLMGVGTPINILENIALGVDMFDCVMPTRNARNGMLFTAHGTINIKNKKWEDDFSPIDEMGITFVDTEYSKAYLRHLFSVNELLGKQIATIHNLGFYIWLVREARKHILAGDFRVWKDKMVKQMDKRL; from the coding sequence ATGGAGTTCCAATTAAAAGCAAAAGATGCATATAGTAAAGCTAGAGCTGCTGCAATAACAACCGATCATGGAGTTATTGAAACCCCTATTTTTATGCCCGTTGGTACAGTAGCTACTGTTAAAGGGGTGCATCAAAGAGAGTTGAAACAAGATATTAATCCCGATATTATATTGGGAAACACTTATCATTTGTATTTAAGACCGCAAACAGATATTATAGAAAAGGCTGGTGGACTTCATAAATTTATGAACTGGGACAGGAATATTCTAACAGATTCAGGTGGATATCAGGTTTATTCCCTTTCAGCAAACCGAAAAATTAAAGAAGAAGGTGTTAAGTTTAAAAGTCACATAGACGGGAGTTACCACACCTTTACACCAGAAAATGTTATGGAAATACAGCGTAGCATTGGAGCAGATATAATTATGGCTTTCGATGAGTGTACACCGTATCCTTGCGATTATAATTACGCTAAACGTTCTATGCACATGACACACCGTTGGTTAGACAGATGTATAGTACACTTGGAAAAGACACCATTAAAATACGATTATAACCAAGCATTCTTCCCCATAGTTCAAGGGAGTACTTACAAAGATTTGAGAATGCAATCTGCAGAATATATAGCAAATGCTGGAGCTGTGGGCAATGCTATTGGTGGTCTGTCTGTAGGGGAGCCCGCAGAGGAAATGTATGCCATGACCGATGTAGTTTGTGATATTTTACCAGAGGAAAAGCCAAGATATTTAATGGGTGTTGGTACGCCAATCAATATTTTAGAAAATATAGCGTTAGGAGTAGATATGTTTGACTGTGTTATGCCAACACGTAATGCAAGAAATGGAATGTTATTTACCGCACATGGTACCATCAACATAAAAAACAAAAAGTGGGAAGATGATTTTTCACCAATTGATGAGATGGGTATTACTTTTGTGGATACTGAGTACAGTAAGGCCTATCTACGCCACTTGTTTTCTGTTAACGAATTACTGGGAAAACAGATTGCCACTATTCACAATTTAGGTTTTTATATATGGTTGGTTAGAGAAGCTAGAAAACATATATTAGCAGGAGATTTTAGAGTTTGGAAAGACAAAATGGTAAAACAAATGGATAAGCGTTTGTAG